The following coding sequences are from one Novosphingobium sp. KACC 22771 window:
- a CDS encoding tyrosine-type recombinase/integrase: MLTDKECRAAKAGPKPVKLFDAHGLHLLVSTTGHKSWRLKYRVDGKEKQIAFGAYPAMRLSEARALSAAARKTLQDGSDPALEFGKKAKKRQLATNPSMTFESVAKTWHGEQKSNWKPRYAQEVISSLERDIFPSLGKMDVRKIRAKNVREALQAVQSRGALETAHRLLQRIGSVYEYAISEELAEIDPTTGVTPSLKKVLKRRQPAVLSIERARSFLKAYEATPGHPSTKLASRLLALTAARPGMVQMAEVNEFHGLDGKEPVWTVPAEKMKLRLAEADQEAFDFTMPLSRQAVAVVKAALKMAGKRQYLFPSARHSKRPITSNALNVAYRRVGGWEGQHVPHGWRATFSTIMNERAATAERDSDRKIIDLMLAHVPSGVEGRYNRAAYMPRRRQIAQEWADLLCVGLASLESLLELPRH; the protein is encoded by the coding sequence ATGTTGACGGACAAGGAGTGCAGAGCAGCCAAGGCGGGGCCAAAGCCCGTCAAGCTGTTCGATGCGCACGGCCTGCACCTTCTGGTCAGCACAACCGGCCACAAGAGTTGGCGTCTGAAGTATCGGGTGGACGGCAAGGAAAAGCAAATAGCTTTTGGGGCCTATCCGGCCATGCGGCTGAGCGAGGCGCGCGCATTGAGCGCGGCGGCGCGCAAGACGTTGCAGGACGGTTCGGACCCGGCGCTGGAGTTTGGCAAGAAGGCCAAAAAGCGGCAGCTGGCGACCAATCCGTCGATGACCTTCGAGTCGGTTGCCAAAACTTGGCACGGCGAACAAAAATCCAATTGGAAACCTCGCTATGCGCAGGAGGTTATCAGCAGCTTGGAACGCGATATCTTCCCCAGCTTGGGCAAGATGGACGTACGGAAAATCCGGGCCAAGAATGTGCGCGAAGCGTTGCAGGCCGTGCAATCGCGCGGCGCGCTGGAAACGGCGCACAGGCTGCTCCAGCGGATCGGATCGGTGTACGAGTATGCCATTTCGGAGGAACTGGCCGAGATCGACCCGACAACGGGCGTCACGCCCTCGCTCAAGAAGGTTTTGAAGCGGCGGCAACCGGCGGTGCTATCCATCGAACGCGCCCGGTCGTTTCTCAAGGCTTACGAGGCCACACCGGGGCATCCCAGCACGAAGCTGGCCTCGCGGCTATTGGCTTTGACCGCTGCGCGCCCCGGCATGGTGCAAATGGCCGAGGTGAACGAGTTTCATGGGCTGGACGGCAAGGAACCCGTCTGGACCGTGCCAGCGGAAAAAATGAAATTGCGTCTGGCCGAGGCGGATCAGGAAGCGTTCGACTTCACCATGCCGCTGTCCCGGCAAGCCGTGGCCGTGGTGAAAGCCGCGTTGAAAATGGCGGGCAAGCGGCAGTATCTGTTTCCATCGGCGCGGCATTCAAAGCGGCCCATCACGTCGAACGCGCTGAATGTGGCGTATCGGCGCGTTGGTGGATGGGAGGGGCAGCACGTCCCGCATGGGTGGCGAGCCACGTTCTCGACCATCATGAACGAGCGGGCCGCAACAGCCGAACGGGACAGCGACCGCAAGATTATCGACCTGATGCTGGCGCATGTGCCCAGCGGGGTCGAGGGCCGGTACAACCGCGCCGCGTATATGCCTCGGCGCAGGCAGATCGCGCAGGAATGGGCCGACTTGCTCTGCGTGGGGCTGGCCAGTCTGGAATCGCTGCTGGAATTGCCGCGCCACTGA
- a CDS encoding ribbon-helix-helix domain-containing protein: protein MTKKTGNSLQAMLNRASSAAADPVAPSAQDLPVAEAAVAPARKRGRPTLASQGLAPAERPTARAGTKMIGGHFPAETSQQLRMLAVEEDTTVQALLEEAIADLLTKKAGRKVRR, encoded by the coding sequence GTGACCAAAAAAACCGGAAATTCGCTGCAAGCCATGTTGAACCGCGCATCGAGCGCGGCGGCTGATCCTGTTGCACCTTCTGCCCAGGACTTGCCGGTGGCCGAGGCGGCGGTCGCCCCGGCGCGCAAGCGCGGGCGGCCCACTCTGGCCAGCCAAGGGCTTGCCCCGGCGGAGCGACCAACGGCGCGGGCCGGAACAAAGATGATCGGCGGCCACTTTCCGGCCGAGACAAGCCAGCAGCTTCGCATGCTGGCCGTGGAGGAAGATACCACGGTGCAAGCGCTGCTCGAGGAGGCCATCGCCGACCTGCTGACCAAAAAGGCGGGGCGCAAGGTTCGCCGCTGA